From the Ensifer adhaerens genome, the window TCCAGATCGATCTCGGTGTTTCGGACAGGACGGTCGACTATGTGGCGGAAAACGTCGATTGTGCCATCCGCATCGGCGCGCTCACGGACCAGTCGCTGATCGCGCGGCGCATCACCGAGATGAGCTTCGTCGCGTGCGCCGCCCCCGACTATCTCCAACGCCACGCGGTGCCGCAGCATCCGTCGGACCTTTCGAAGAACTGCTATGTCGTCGGCTATTTCCGGCCACAGACCGGCCAGCAGATGCCGTTCTATTTCAAGCGCGGCAACGAAGAGATCGAGGTGAACGGGCGCTACACCGTGGCGGCCAACGAAGCGACCACCTATCTCGCGGCGGCAAGGGCCGGCCTCGGCGTCATTCAGGCGCCCCGCTTCATGGTGCGCGACGACCTCGTGTCCGGCGCCATGCGGCCTGTTCTGGAGGATTGGGAGGTCGAATCCATGCCGATCTATCTGGTCTATCCACCGAACCGGCACCTGAGCAGCCGCCTGCGCGTCTTTGCCGATTGGGTGGTCAAGGTCGTCGCCCAGTCGCAGCTCGATGCCGCCTGAGCTTCATGTGCCGCGGTCGGCGTCGTAGCGTTCGCGTGCGGCATCCAGCGCACCGAAATGCGTCTCCGCCCAGCGGTCGAGCACCAGCAGGGTTTCGCTGAGAGAACGGCCGACTGGGCTCAGGCTGTATTCCACATGCGGTGGCACGGTCTTCTTGTCCTCGCGGATCACGAGGCCATTGCGCTCCAGCTCCTTCAAAGTCTGCGTCAGCATCTTTTGCGAGATGTCGCCGAGCCGGCGCATCAGAGCGGCGTTGCGCATCGGTCCGCCTTCAAGCGCCGAGATGATCAGCATCGGCCACTTGCCGGCGACGAGCTCCAGCGCGTGGCGTGACGAACAGGTCGGATCGAAGACGTCGGGAATGGATGTCGCGGGCGCTGATGTGTCGGGATTTTCCATAGTTACCAAAAGGTGCGTAATTGTTATCTGGTGCCTATGCTATCAGCTTGTAGGCCATGTGAGAATTCCAATGGAGACGAAACATGGCATGGATCATTCTGATAGTGGCGAGCCTCATCGAGATCGTCATGGGGCTGGCGCTGAAATATGCGGAGGGCTGGACGAAACTGGTGCCGAGCGTGATCGGCATCGCCGCAGCACTCGGCAGCGTCTACCTCCTGACGATCGCGATGCGGGACCTGCCCGCCGGCACCGCCTACGCCGCCTGGACCGGTATCGGCTCGGTCGGCATCACCGTGCTCGGCATTGTGCTCTTCGGCGATCCGGTGTCATGGATGCGCATCACCTGCATTGCAATGATCATCGTCGCCGTCGCCGGCCTTCGGTTCCTCGAAGCCTGACGGCGCCGCTTTGCCGGTCCCTGAAACGAAAAACGCCGCGATCGGATCGCGGCGTTTTTCGTTTGTCGGAGATGTCTCGTGTCGAGCTTAGCCCTGACGGTTCTTGGCGTTGTTGCCCTTGTTCTTGGCCTTTGGCTTGAAGCCGTCCTTGCCGCCCTGCGGCTTGTCCTTCTTCTTGCTCCAGGGCTTGTCTGCGCCCTTGGCCGGCGGCCGGTCCTCGGTGTAGGCCGGTCCTTCGGAGTATCCGGCCTTCTTTTCGAACTTGCGCTTCGGCTTGAAGTCGCCGCGGTCGTCATTGCGAGGAGCGTCGTCGGAAAAGGGGCGCTTCTTGGCAAAGCCCGGCTTATCCTTGGAAAAGTTTGGCTTGTCCTTGGAATAGGCAGGCTTTTCCTGGCGCTGCTGCGAAAGGTCGGGTGCACCGGCGAGCGGCTTCACGCGGATGCCTTTTTCCAGCATCTTGTCCTTGCCGATGGCCGACAGGAAGCGTTCGGCGCCATCGGCCGTCATTTCCACGAAGGTCTCTTCCTGCTGCATGCGGATCGCGCCGATGTCGCGCTTGGTCAGCTTGCCGTGGCGGCAGAGCATCGGGATCAACCAGCGCGGTTCCGCACTCTGCTTGCGGCCGACCGAGAGCGAGAACCAGCTGCCGTCGCTGAAATCGGCCCGGTCGGCGCCGAAGTCCTCGCGCGGTGCACGATCATCACGCGGTGCGCGTTCGTCGCGGCGCGGCTTGGCGCCGACTGCGACTTCGATCAGGTCTTCCGGAGCGGACCGTCCCGAACGGAACTGTCGCACGAAGGCGGCGGCCATCTGTTCGGCGCCATGACGCTCGAGCAGCGCTGCCACGATCGCCTGCTCGTCCTCGCGGATCGGCTCGGCCAAGCTCGTATCGGCAAGCAGACGCTCGTCGTCACGCTGGCTGACTTCGTCGGCCGACGGCGGGCGTGCCCAGGTCGCGGTGATCCGGCCGCCGTCGAGCAGGCGCTCGGCCTTGCGGCGCTGGTTGACCGGAACGATCAGCGCGCTGACGCCCTTCTGACCGGCACGTCCGGTGCGGCCGCTGCGGTGAAGCAGCGTCTCGGAATTGGTCGGCAGATCCGCGTGAATGACCAGTTCCAGGCCCGGCAGGTCGATGCCGCGGGCAGCGACGTCGGTGGCAATGCAGACGCGGGCGCGGCCGTCGCGCATGGCCTGCAGCGCATGGGTGCGCTCGTTCTGGCTGAGCTCGCCCGAAAGCGCCACCACCGAGAAGCCGCGATTGTTGAAGCGGGCGGTCAGATGGTTGACCGCTGCACGCGTCGAACAGAAGACGATGGCGTTCTTCGCTTCGTAGTAGCGAAGCACGTTGATGATCGCGTTCTCGCGATCGTTCGGAGCAACGGTCAGCGCGCGATATTCGATGTCGACATGCTGCTTCTGTTCGGAAGCGGTGCTGATGCGCACGGCATCGCGCTGGTAGTTTTTCGCAAGCGTCGCGATCGACTTCGGCACGGTGGCCGAGAACATCAGGGTACGGCGGTCTTCCGGGGATTCTTCCAGAATGAACTCGAGATCCTCGCGGAAGCCGAGATCGAGCATCTCGTCGGCCTCGTCAAGCACGATGGCCCGCAGCGACGAAATGTCGAGCGAGTTGCGGCGGATGTGGTCGCAGAGACGGCCGGGCGTGCCGACGACGATGTGGGCGCCGCGCTCGAGCGTGCGCTTCTCGGTGCGCATGTCCATGCCGCCGACGCAGGAGGCGATAGTCGCACCGGTTTCGCCGTAGAGCCATTCAAGCTCGCGCTTGACCTGCAGCGCCAGTTCGCGCGTCGGCGCGATGGCGAGCGCCAGCGGTGCACCGGCCGAGCCGAAACGGCGCTCGTTGCCGAGCAGCGTCGGCGCCAGCGCCAGGCCGAAGGCCACCGTCTTGCCGGAACCGGTCTGCGCGGAAACCAGCGCGTCGCGCTCGGCGAGTTCCGGGTCGCGCATCGCCTGTTGAACCGGCGTCAATTCGTTGTAACCGCGTTTTGCCAACGCCTCGGCGATCGCAGGCGCGATCCCTTCGAATTCAGTCATATCTTGTCTTTCGGATTTCGGTCGTCATGCCCAGGACGATCGGATCGTCATCGGCGCGAATTGCCGTGGCCAACACGTCGCGGGCCTGTCATGGCGCGCTACATACGCGCTCGCACGGTTCTTGTACAGGGGCGAAGGGTCAGGGGCCGGGTTCGTCGCTGCGCACGCCGAATTCGTTGGGTCCCTGCTCCCCCGGCCAAAGGCAAAGGGCGAGGAAGACGACCGGGCTGAGAACGGGGATGAACAGACAGAGCGAGAGCGGGCCGGGATAGCCGATATCGTGCAGGCGCTTGATTGCCAGCATGGCGATCGAGGGCAGGGAGACGATCGCCGAGATGGCGAACGCCAGTGTCCAGAGGGCGAGCGCCGTCTCGTATTCCTCGTTGGCAACCATCCTGGCGACGATGAAACCGCCGATCAGAAACCAGAACAGCCAGGAGAGAAAGAAGGGCAGACGGCCGATGCGGCCGGAGGGGCTGAAGAACAGCCAGGTCATGCTCGGCTGCGGCCCCTCCGGTGTCATCGCATCAGTCTCGGAGCAGTTCGTTGATACCGGTCTTCGACCGGGTCTTTTCGTCGACGCGCTTGACGATGACGGCGCAATAGAGGTTCGGTGCGGGCTGGCCGTTGCCCATGGTCGAGCCCGAAGGCATCGAGCCTGCGACGACGACGGAATAGGGCGGAACTTCGCCATAGGTCACCTCGCCGGTGGCGCGGTCGACGATCTTGGTCGACTTGCCGATGAACACGCCCATGCCAAGGACCGAGCCCTCGCGCACGATGCATCCTTCGACGACTTCCGAGCGGGCGCCGATGAAGCAATTGTCCTCAATGATCGTCGGGCCCGCCTGCATCGGCTCCAGAACGCCGCCGATGCCGACGCCGCCCGAGAGATGCACGTTCTTGCCGATCTGGGCGCAGGAGCCGACGGTCGCCCAGGTGTCGACCATCGTGCCTTCACCGACATAGGCGCCGAGGTTGACGAAGGAGGGCATGAGGATCGCGTTGGGAGCGATATAGGCCGAACGGCGCACGACGCAGTTCGGAACGGCGCGGAAGCCGGCCTTTTCGAATTCGTTGACGCTCCAGCCATCGAACTTCGACGGCACCTTGTCCCACCAGACGGACTGGCCCGGGCCGCCCTTGACGATTTCCATCGGGTTGAGCCGGAAGGACAGGAGTACCGCCTTCTTCAGCCACTGATTGACCGTCCACACGCCATCCTCGCCGCGTTCGGCGACGCGGACCTTGCCGCTGTCGAGCAGGTTCAGAGATGTTTCCACGGCGTCGCGCACTGCGCCACGCGTTCCGGTGTTGATGGAATCGCGGTCTTCAAAGGCGGTCTCGATCGTCTGCGACAGGGAGGCGAGGTCGTGGTTGTTCATCGGAATTCCTTAAAGTTCGGCGGTTATCCTGCGAAAGCTCTACTGCATAATTCCTTAAATCGGAATCGATTTAAGGACAAAAACATGCAGCAGTTCAGAGTGCTACAGCGACCTTGCGCGCCTTGAAGGGAACGCGGCGCTGTAGAGCGTGATCCTGAAAAGTTGAAGGGCTTTTCGGGTTCATACGCCCCGCCGGGGCTTGGCAAGTCTCGGCGAGTCCGGCACTACAGCGCCGCGCACCGGTGCAGGATGCGCAAGGGCCGCTGCGACGCGTTGATGCGTTTGCGACCTTCATGACCGAGGAAACAGGATAGGACGCGTCCGGACGAGATGCAGATTGTCCGGAACGCGACGGGAAAGACGACACTATGGCACGTATGAAGAAACGCGCGCTGCGCCGCAAGGACGGGGTCTGGGATCCGCTGGCCGACAGCACGCAGAGCCGGCAGCGCGCGCAGACGGTTCCGGTCACGCCGCAATCGGCCTCGCCCTCCTATCGCCTCGCCTATATTGACGACGATTTCCTGTGCCGCGAGGAGCTGCGCCCCATCCGCCTGCAGCTCGAGCTGCTGAAGACCGAAATGATGCTCGAAGAGCGCGGTATCAACTCGACCGTGGTGATGTTCGGCGGCGCCCGCATCCCTGAGCCCGGCGGTGATGCCTGGGCTGCAAAGAACGAGACGCAGCGCAAGAACCTGGAAGCCGCCTCGGTCTATTACGAGGAAGCGCGCAAGTTCGCGCGAATCTGCTCGGAGCACTCGGCCAAGCTGGGTCACAAGGAATATGTTGTGGTCACCGGCGGTGGGCCGGGTGTGATGGAGGCGGGCAACCGCGGCGCGGACGATGTCGGCGCCCCGTCGATCGGCCTCAATATCGTGCTGCCGCATGAGCAGGCGCCGAACCGTTTCGTGACGCCGGAACTGTCGTTCAACTTCCACTACTTCGCCATCCGCAAGATGCACTTCCTCTTGCGCGCCAAGGCCGTCACCGTTTTTCCCGGTGGCTTCGGTACGCTCGATGAACTCTTCGAAACGATGACGCTGATGCAGACCGGTCGCCTGGCGCTGGTACCGCTCATTCTGTTCGGCGAGAAATTCTGGCGCTCGATCATCAACTTCGACGCACTTGCCGAGTTCGGCACGATCGCGCCCAACGACGTTGACCTGGTACAATTCGTCGAAACGGCGGATGAGGCCTGGGAGATCATTTCCCGCTTCTACGAAACAGTCGACCCGAAGTCGGTGCCGATGGCGAACGGACGACGCTAGCGTTCGCGGCCCGATCGGGCCCGCCTTCGTCAGATGAAAAGACAATGCCGCGCGCCTAGCTGGCGCGCGGCATTGTCTTTTTGGGAGGATTGGTTCTTGGGAATTCACGCCTCCCCCTGGCGATCGCGTCCGATGCGAGGGGGAGGCGCCACGCAGACGACACGCTCCACCGGGCGGGAGAGCGCGTCATCATCCGGGTTTAGATCTTCTTGGTGAAATCGGCGGCATCGATGACGCCGTCCCCGTTCTTGTCATGCCGTTTGAACATCGTCTCGGCGGCGCTCGAAACTTCGTTCTCGCTCAAGGATCCGTTACCGTCGGTGTCGACACGCTTGAAGGCTTTCGGCCGGAGACCCGGCAGCATGCCGGGGTGAACTTCCTTCAGCTTGGCAAGTGCTGCCTCGCGCTCGGTGCCGCTCTTGTCCTTGGCTTCGCGCCAGGCTTTGCGCGCCTCGCGGAAGGCTTCGCGTTTCGCCTTCATCTCGTCGGCGCTGATCTGGCCGTCACCATTGGTGTCGAAGGTCTTGAAATTGGCGGCGACACGCGCCTGGAACTCGTCCAGGCTGACCTTCTGGTCCTTGTTGGTGTCGAGCCGCTGGATCATGCGTTCGCCGCGCTGCTCGGGCGTCAGCTTTTCGCGCGCTGCAAAGGACGGGGCGGCCATTCCGGTGACGGCTACGGCCAGTGCGGTCACACCGAGGATCAGGGTCTTTTTCGGCATCATGCTTCCTTTCGATCGGGTTGTCCCTGATCGAAAGGATAGACGGAGCCGCGCGCCGTACCAGTTAAACTTTTGTAATTTAAGTCATTGGCCGAAAAGGGGTTTTTCGGCGGCCAAATTGTGTCGGAGCGGCTTGGAAATGTGCTTGCGGTCGTCCTCCCGCCGGTATCCCGCTCGCACCTGTGAGAAGCGATTTCGGGTCGATCCGACCCAAATGATCGTGACCTAGAGGCCGGTGACCAGACGGCGCAGGAAGCTGGTGAGATCTTCCGTCACGTAGTCGATCTGCTCGTCGGTGTCGTTCGACTTCTCCCAGGATTCAGCAAAGGTGTATTCGAGATTGCGCGGCACGAGCAGCACCGTCTTCATGCCCAGCGCCTTCGGCACCAGGAGGTTGCGCGGCAGGTCCTCGAACATCACCGCGTTGCGGGTGTCGACCCGGTGCAGGCTCATGAACTTGTCATAGGTTTCACCGGCCGGCTTCGGTACGAAATCGGCAGCGACGATGTCGAAGATGTCGTTGAATTGGTCGAGGATGCCGAGCGCCCGCGCGGTCATCTCCGCATGTGCGACGCTGCCATTGGTGAAGATGAACTTGCGGCCGGGCAGCGACTTGATGGCTTCGCCGAGCGCCGGATCCGGCGGCACGATGCTGTAATCGATCGCATGCGCCTGCTCGAGGAATTCATTCGGATCGATGCCGTGGTGGACCATCAGTCCCTTCAGCGTCGTGCCGTGGTCGCGGTAGTAGTCCTTCTGCAGCTTCTTTGCGTCCGCCGGATCCAGCGACAGCAGTTTCGCCACATAGGCCGTCATGTTGCGGTCGATCTGCGCAAACAGGTTGACGTGATGCGGATAGAGCGTGTTGTCGAGGTCGAACACCCAGTCGGTGACGTGGGCGAAGTCGGAATGGGTCGGCAGGCGGTCGAGCTTTTTCATGACCGCCTTATGACACGGGGAACGGTGGCGGCAAATGGGAAAAACGCGGACAACTGCACGAGGCTGCAATGTTGGCGCATAGAATTCCACTTTGAATTGCCGAATCGGCGTGGCATCTTCCAGCACGCGGTTTTGGCTCGGGGGAATGCAGGCGCCAATGTCGGACGAACGTTTCTATCTGCTGTTCCTGTTGGGATTCTATGCGTTCACCGTCGTCACGTACTTTGCCCTGGGCTACGGCCTGACCTGGTTCAACCAACGCAATCCAGAGCGAAAGATCCAGAAGGGGCGCAGTTCCGACAAGCGCCGCAACGCTGAAATCC encodes:
- a CDS encoding LysR family transcriptional regulator codes for the protein MDQLTAIRAFLRVVETGNFTRASASLNMPKATLTNLIQGLEAHLRTKLLNRTTRRVLVTPDGALYYERAARLLTDLDELDGSLSSAQTLPKGRLRVEMASAIANLIVIPALPEFHKRYPDIQIDLGVSDRTVDYVAENVDCAIRIGALTDQSLIARRITEMSFVACAAPDYLQRHAVPQHPSDLSKNCYVVGYFRPQTGQQMPFYFKRGNEEIEVNGRYTVAANEATTYLAAARAGLGVIQAPRFMVRDDLVSGAMRPVLEDWEVESMPIYLVYPPNRHLSSRLRVFADWVVKVVAQSQLDAA
- a CDS encoding winged helix-turn-helix transcriptional regulator, which encodes MENPDTSAPATSIPDVFDPTCSSRHALELVAGKWPMLIISALEGGPMRNAALMRRLGDISQKMLTQTLKELERNGLVIREDKKTVPPHVEYSLSPVGRSLSETLLVLDRWAETHFGALDAARERYDADRGT
- a CDS encoding DMT family transporter; protein product: MAWIILIVASLIEIVMGLALKYAEGWTKLVPSVIGIAAALGSVYLLTIAMRDLPAGTAYAAWTGIGSVGITVLGIVLFGDPVSWMRITCIAMIIVAVAGLRFLEA
- a CDS encoding DEAD/DEAH box helicase; its protein translation is MTEFEGIAPAIAEALAKRGYNELTPVQQAMRDPELAERDALVSAQTGSGKTVAFGLALAPTLLGNERRFGSAGAPLALAIAPTRELALQVKRELEWLYGETGATIASCVGGMDMRTEKRTLERGAHIVVGTPGRLCDHIRRNSLDISSLRAIVLDEADEMLDLGFREDLEFILEESPEDRRTLMFSATVPKSIATLAKNYQRDAVRISTASEQKQHVDIEYRALTVAPNDRENAIINVLRYYEAKNAIVFCSTRAAVNHLTARFNNRGFSVVALSGELSQNERTHALQAMRDGRARVCIATDVAARGIDLPGLELVIHADLPTNSETLLHRSGRTGRAGQKGVSALIVPVNQRRKAERLLDGGRITATWARPPSADEVSQRDDERLLADTSLAEPIREDEQAIVAALLERHGAEQMAAAFVRQFRSGRSAPEDLIEVAVGAKPRRDERAPRDDRAPREDFGADRADFSDGSWFSLSVGRKQSAEPRWLIPMLCRHGKLTKRDIGAIRMQQEETFVEMTADGAERFLSAIGKDKMLEKGIRVKPLAGAPDLSQQRQEKPAYSKDKPNFSKDKPGFAKKRPFSDDAPRNDDRGDFKPKRKFEKKAGYSEGPAYTEDRPPAKGADKPWSKKKDKPQGGKDGFKPKAKNKGNNAKNRQG
- a CDS encoding DUF805 domain-containing protein, with product MTPEGPQPSMTWLFFSPSGRIGRLPFFLSWLFWFLIGGFIVARMVANEEYETALALWTLAFAISAIVSLPSIAMLAIKRLHDIGYPGPLSLCLFIPVLSPVVFLALCLWPGEQGPNEFGVRSDEPGP
- the dapD gene encoding 2,3,4,5-tetrahydropyridine-2,6-dicarboxylate N-succinyltransferase encodes the protein MNNHDLASLSQTIETAFEDRDSINTGTRGAVRDAVETSLNLLDSGKVRVAERGEDGVWTVNQWLKKAVLLSFRLNPMEIVKGGPGQSVWWDKVPSKFDGWSVNEFEKAGFRAVPNCVVRRSAYIAPNAILMPSFVNLGAYVGEGTMVDTWATVGSCAQIGKNVHLSGGVGIGGVLEPMQAGPTIIEDNCFIGARSEVVEGCIVREGSVLGMGVFIGKSTKIVDRATGEVTYGEVPPYSVVVAGSMPSGSTMGNGQPAPNLYCAVIVKRVDEKTRSKTGINELLRD
- a CDS encoding LOG family protein, with translation MARMKKRALRRKDGVWDPLADSTQSRQRAQTVPVTPQSASPSYRLAYIDDDFLCREELRPIRLQLELLKTEMMLEERGINSTVVMFGGARIPEPGGDAWAAKNETQRKNLEAASVYYEEARKFARICSEHSAKLGHKEYVVVTGGGPGVMEAGNRGADDVGAPSIGLNIVLPHEQAPNRFVTPELSFNFHYFAIRKMHFLLRAKAVTVFPGGFGTLDELFETMTLMQTGRLALVPLILFGEKFWRSIINFDALAEFGTIAPNDVDLVQFVETADEAWEIISRFYETVDPKSVPMANGRR
- a CDS encoding EF-hand domain-containing protein codes for the protein MPKKTLILGVTALAVAVTGMAAPSFAAREKLTPEQRGERMIQRLDTNKDQKVSLDEFQARVAANFKTFDTNGDGQISADEMKAKREAFREARKAWREAKDKSGTEREAALAKLKEVHPGMLPGLRPKAFKRVDTDGNGSLSENEVSSAAETMFKRHDKNGDGVIDAADFTKKI
- a CDS encoding pyrimidine 5'-nucleotidase codes for the protein MKKLDRLPTHSDFAHVTDWVFDLDNTLYPHHVNLFAQIDRNMTAYVAKLLSLDPADAKKLQKDYYRDHGTTLKGLMVHHGIDPNEFLEQAHAIDYSIVPPDPALGEAIKSLPGRKFIFTNGSVAHAEMTARALGILDQFNDIFDIVAADFVPKPAGETYDKFMSLHRVDTRNAVMFEDLPRNLLVPKALGMKTVLLVPRNLEYTFAESWEKSNDTDEQIDYVTEDLTSFLRRLVTGL